From a single Aquincola tertiaricarbonis genomic region:
- a CDS encoding phosphate/phosphite/phosphonate ABC transporter substrate-binding protein — translation MTLPPRTAALPMYDLQPEAVQAWWRGLAAALRREGVPEVPEVLTWPDDLEAHWLQPRLLLSQACGHPLVTRLWDAVQVVGAMRYAAPGCEGIRYSSLLVARDGHAGGLAALAGRVAAVNDPGSYSGCIALRRAVASVGGDQRFFGRTTFTGSHRASLAAVRQGAADVAAIDAVTHALIQRHQPALLQGLQVIGRTPLAPGLPLITALHTSAQELRALQRGLQAACRDPALAAERRALLIEGFEAVPASTWE, via the coding sequence ATGACCCTGCCGCCCCGTACCGCCGCGCTGCCGATGTACGACTTGCAGCCCGAAGCGGTGCAGGCCTGGTGGCGGGGCCTGGCCGCTGCGCTGCGGCGCGAGGGCGTGCCAGAGGTGCCCGAGGTGTTGACCTGGCCCGACGACCTGGAAGCGCACTGGCTGCAGCCGCGGCTGCTGCTCAGCCAGGCCTGCGGCCATCCGCTGGTCACCCGGCTGTGGGACGCGGTGCAGGTGGTGGGCGCCATGCGCTATGCCGCGCCGGGTTGCGAAGGCATCCGCTACAGCAGCCTGCTGGTGGCGCGCGACGGGCATGCGGGCGGCCTGGCCGCCCTGGCGGGCCGCGTGGCGGCGGTCAACGATCCCGGTTCTTACTCCGGCTGCATCGCGCTGCGGCGGGCGGTGGCGTCGGTGGGGGGCGATCAGCGGTTCTTCGGCCGCACCACCTTCACCGGCAGCCACCGCGCCTCCTTGGCGGCGGTGCGTCAGGGTGCGGCCGACGTGGCCGCCATCGATGCGGTGACGCATGCGCTGATCCAGCGCCACCAGCCGGCGCTGCTGCAGGGGCTGCAGGTCATCGGCCGCACGCCGCTGGCGCCGGGCCTGCCGCTCATCACCGCGCTGCACACCTCGGCGCAGGAGCTGCGTGCGCTGCAACGCGGCCTGCAGGCCGCTTGCCGCGACCCTGCGCTGGCGGCCGAGCGCCGGGCCCTGCTGATCGAAGGCTTCGAGGCGGTGCCGGCCAGCACCTGGGAGTAG
- a CDS encoding ABC transporter ATP-binding protein: MSAQTPLLQLSAVAKRYPGAPGAAPRALDGIDLHIGRDETLGLVGESGCGKSTLARAVMRLVDVDQGRIVFDGEDITHRSRRALAPQRARMQMVFQDPYASLNPRLTIGQALEEPLRVQRRGANAAERRERVQAMLARVGLRPEMAARHPHEFSGGQRQRVAIARALMLEPELLVCDEAVSALDVSVRAQVLNLLLDLRAHFGLAGLFISHDLGVVRHMADRVAVMFRGRVVELAPRDSLWRTPLHPYTRTLMAATPGLQRRSPPITPVAATADAAGKAEGCAFRHRCPLASSRCHSEAPPLRRLDDGHHVACHHV, from the coding sequence ATGAGTGCACAAACTCCCCTGCTGCAACTCAGCGCCGTGGCCAAGCGCTATCCCGGCGCGCCGGGCGCCGCGCCGCGCGCGCTGGACGGCATCGACCTGCACATCGGCCGCGACGAGACGCTGGGCCTGGTCGGCGAAAGCGGCTGCGGCAAGTCCACCCTGGCCCGCGCGGTGATGCGGCTGGTGGACGTGGACCAGGGCCGCATCGTGTTCGATGGCGAGGACATCACCCACCGCAGCCGCCGCGCGCTGGCGCCGCAGCGCGCCCGCATGCAGATGGTGTTCCAGGATCCGTATGCCTCGCTCAACCCGCGGCTGACCATCGGCCAGGCGCTGGAAGAGCCGCTGCGCGTGCAGCGGCGCGGTGCCAACGCGGCCGAGCGGCGCGAGCGGGTGCAGGCCATGCTGGCCCGCGTCGGCCTGCGGCCGGAGATGGCAGCGCGCCATCCGCATGAGTTCTCGGGCGGCCAGCGGCAGCGGGTGGCCATTGCCCGCGCGCTGATGCTGGAGCCCGAGCTGCTGGTGTGCGACGAGGCGGTGTCGGCCTTGGACGTGTCGGTGCGCGCCCAGGTGCTGAACCTGCTGCTGGACCTGCGCGCGCACTTCGGGCTGGCGGGTCTCTTCATCTCGCACGACCTGGGCGTGGTGCGCCACATGGCCGACCGCGTGGCGGTGATGTTCCGCGGCCGGGTGGTGGAACTGGCGCCGCGCGACAGCCTGTGGCGCACGCCCCTGCACCCCTACACCCGCACGCTGATGGCGGCCACGCCCGGCCTGCAGCGGCGCAGCCCGCCCATCACGCCTGTCGCGGCCACCGCCGATGCGGCGGGCAAAGCCGAAGGCTGCGCCTTCCGCCATCGCTGCCCGCTGGCCAGCAGCCGCTGCCACAGCGAGGCCCCGCCCCTGCGACGCCTGGACGACGGCCACCACGTCGCCTGCCACCACGTCTGA
- a CDS encoding class II glutamine amidotransferase: MCQLLAINSNAPTAATFSFTGFSARGGATDHHADGWGMAFHDGQVPQVFHDAGRACDAPLAAFLRQHPLRARTVLAHVRKATQGAVGLANCHPFVREWRGRSWVFAHNGDLKGFRPPLDGSHLPLGQTDSEHAFCWLLQRLRQAFGGGHGPAPHWQALAPVLAELLPQISVHGTFNMLLTDGHALYAHGSTQLHWVARQHPFARAQLVDCDLELDLAGANGPDDRMVVVATQPLTRTEPWQAFGAGELRVFEQGRPVWQQATPALAAAA; the protein is encoded by the coding sequence ATGTGCCAACTGCTTGCCATCAACAGCAACGCGCCCACCGCGGCCACGTTCTCCTTCACGGGGTTCTCGGCACGCGGCGGAGCCACCGACCACCATGCGGATGGCTGGGGCATGGCCTTTCATGACGGGCAGGTGCCCCAGGTGTTCCACGACGCCGGCCGCGCCTGCGATGCGCCGCTGGCCGCCTTTTTGCGGCAACATCCGCTGCGCGCGCGCACGGTGCTGGCCCATGTGCGCAAGGCCACGCAGGGCGCAGTGGGGCTGGCCAACTGCCACCCCTTCGTGCGCGAATGGCGCGGCCGCAGCTGGGTGTTTGCCCACAACGGCGATCTGAAGGGCTTTCGCCCGCCGCTGGACGGCAGCCACCTGCCGCTGGGCCAGACCGACAGCGAACATGCCTTCTGCTGGCTGCTGCAGCGCCTGCGCCAGGCCTTCGGCGGCGGCCACGGCCCGGCGCCGCACTGGCAGGCGCTGGCGCCGGTGCTGGCCGAGCTGCTGCCGCAGATCAGCGTGCACGGCACCTTCAACATGCTGCTGACCGACGGCCATGCGCTGTATGCCCATGGCAGCACGCAGCTGCACTGGGTGGCGCGGCAGCATCCCTTTGCGCGGGCCCAGCTGGTGGACTGCGACCTGGAGCTGGACCTGGCCGGCGCCAACGGCCCCGACGACCGCATGGTGGTGGTGGCCACCCAGCCCCTGACCCGCACCGAGCCCTGGCAGGCCTTCGGCGCCGGCGAGCTGCGCGTGTTCGAGCAGGGCCGGCCGGTGTGGCAGCAGGCCACGCCGGCGCTGGCCGCCGCGGCCTGA
- a CDS encoding IS5 family transposase (programmed frameshift), which yields MEITAAQFAQIEHCLPRQRGNVRLSNLQVLNAILYVAEHGCKWRGLPKRFGNWHTIYTRMSRWAKSGVLDRAFEQLQRAQVVQIKIEAVSLDSTSVKVHPDGTGAPKKNGPQAIGKSRGGWNTKIHLVAADARTAITFSLSPGQAHDAPEGRALLKRLGPPSRPLHLIMDRAYEGNETRQLALDLGFIPVVPPLSTRIEPWEYDRAMYKRRNEVERLFRRLKGYRRIFSRFEKLDLMFIAFISFALIADGLRLC from the exons ATGGAGATCACCGCAGCGCAGTTTGCCCAGATCGAACACTGTTTGCCGCGTCAGCGCGGCAACGTCAGGCTGTCGAACCTGCAGGTGCTCAACGCGATCCTGTACGTCGCGGAGCACGGCTGCAAGTGGCGTGGCCTGCCCAAGCGGTTCGGCAACTGGCACACGATCTACACGCGTATGAGCCGCTGGGCGAAGTCCGGGGTGCTGGACCGGGCCTTCGAGCAACTGCAGCGCGCCCAGGTCGTGCAGATCAAGATCGAGGCCGTGTCGCTGGATAGCACCAGCGTCAAGGTGCATCCCGACGGTACCGGCGCTC CGAAAAAAAACGGTCCGCAGGCTATCGGCAAGTCCCGTGGTGGCTGGAACACCAAGATCCACCTCGTCGCGGCGGACGCGCGCACGGCCATAACGTTCTCGCTGTCGCCGGGCCAGGCGCACGATGCACCCGAAGGCCGCGCACTGCTCAAGCGGCTGGGGCCGCCGAGTCGACCGCTGCACCTCATCATGGACCGCGCCTACGAGGGCAACGAGACCCGCCAACTGGCGCTCGACCTGGGCTTCATCCCTGTCGTGCCGCCGCTGAGCACGCGCATCGAACCCTGGGAGTACGACCGTGCCATGTACAAGCGCCGCAACGAGGTCGAGCGCTTGTTCCGCAGGCTCAAGGGCTACCGGCGCATCTTCTCCCGCTTCGAGAAGCTCGACCTCATGTTCATCGCCTTCATCAGCTTCGCACTGATCGCGGACGGACTGCGGTTGTGTTAA
- a CDS encoding ABC transporter permease yields MTTLHTSSACTDCALPPSRRQRLAARATAAAHAVARRPALAVGGLMLLALAAVALFGRLVFSADPWDMAGPPMLWPGEDPAYPLGTDLMGRDIATGLVSGARVSLLVGLVSTALSALLGVAIGALGGFYRGWVDALLGRVTEVFQTVPKFVLAVVLVALFKPSITTEVIAIGIVSWPATARLVRAEFLRLREREFVLAAETLGMGDLRLMLTQILPNALPSVVVVSTLTIANAIQTEAALAFLGLGDPNVMSWGTLIGAGREQVVDAWFICALPGAAIVVAVLGFNLVGEGLSELVNPQLKRRALA; encoded by the coding sequence ATGACCACGCTGCACACGTCTTCGGCCTGCACCGACTGCGCGCTGCCGCCCAGCCGCCGGCAGCGCCTGGCAGCGCGGGCCACCGCCGCCGCGCACGCCGTGGCCCGCCGTCCTGCCCTGGCGGTGGGCGGCCTGATGCTGCTGGCCCTGGCCGCGGTGGCGCTGTTCGGCCGCCTGGTGTTCAGCGCCGACCCCTGGGACATGGCCGGCCCGCCGATGCTGTGGCCGGGTGAAGACCCGGCCTACCCGCTGGGCACCGACCTGATGGGCCGCGACATCGCCACCGGGCTGGTGTCGGGCGCGCGGGTCTCGCTGCTGGTAGGGCTGGTGAGCACCGCGCTGTCGGCGCTGCTGGGCGTGGCCATCGGCGCGCTGGGTGGCTTCTACCGCGGCTGGGTGGATGCGCTGCTGGGCCGCGTCACCGAGGTGTTCCAGACCGTGCCCAAGTTCGTGCTGGCAGTGGTGCTGGTGGCCTTGTTCAAGCCCTCGATCACCACCGAGGTCATCGCCATCGGCATCGTCAGCTGGCCGGCCACCGCGCGGCTGGTGCGGGCCGAGTTCCTGCGGCTGCGCGAGCGTGAGTTCGTGCTGGCGGCCGAAACCCTGGGCATGGGCGACCTGCGGCTGATGCTGACGCAGATCCTGCCCAATGCCTTGCCTTCGGTGGTGGTCGTGTCCACGCTCACCATCGCCAATGCCATCCAGACCGAGGCGGCCCTGGCCTTCCTGGGCCTGGGCGACCCCAACGTGATGAGCTGGGGCACCCTCATCGGTGCCGGGCGCGAGCAGGTGGTGGACGCCTGGTTCATCTGCGCGCTGCCGGGCGCCGCCATCGTGGTGGCGGTGCTGGGCTTCAACCTGGTGGGTGAAGGGCTGAGCGAGCTGGTCAACCCGCAACTCAAGCGGCGGGCCCTGGCATGA
- a CDS encoding MetQ/NlpA family ABC transporter substrate-binding protein, with amino-acid sequence MTTTPRSHPRRRLLAATLLLAGLPLWARAQAAEPLRIGFMPGPYRDAFRLGIEPQLRQLGYEVQYVEFSQGVQPNDAVERGQIHANIFQHTVYLEASNQRQKFDLVPIVHVPTPPMGLYSKRWKSLAEVPQGATVTVPSDPVNTARALRILEAAGWVSLKPGVDAASVSERDITRNPRQLKIVPLDAAQAPRSLDDADLAAIQGNFAVAYGLKLTEALKLEDMTLPYVNVVAVKRSNQNAKFARDLVAAYQSPQFQQAFESNPAWKGYPLPDYFKPASVAAKP; translated from the coding sequence GTGACCACCACGCCCCGTTCCCACCCGCGCCGCCGCCTGCTGGCGGCCACCCTGCTGCTGGCCGGCCTGCCGCTGTGGGCGCGCGCCCAGGCGGCCGAGCCGCTGCGCATCGGCTTCATGCCGGGCCCTTACCGCGATGCCTTCCGCCTCGGCATCGAGCCGCAGCTCAGGCAGCTGGGGTATGAGGTGCAGTACGTCGAGTTCAGCCAGGGCGTGCAGCCCAACGACGCGGTGGAGCGCGGCCAGATCCACGCCAACATCTTCCAGCACACGGTGTACCTGGAGGCCAGCAACCAGCGGCAGAAGTTCGACCTGGTGCCCATCGTGCACGTGCCCACGCCGCCGATGGGCCTGTACAGCAAGCGCTGGAAGTCGCTGGCCGAGGTGCCGCAGGGCGCCACCGTCACCGTGCCCTCCGACCCGGTGAACACCGCCCGTGCGCTGCGCATCCTGGAGGCCGCCGGCTGGGTGAGCCTGAAGCCCGGCGTGGACGCGGCCAGCGTGTCGGAGCGCGACATCACCCGCAACCCGCGCCAGCTGAAGATCGTGCCGCTGGATGCCGCACAGGCACCGCGCTCGCTGGACGATGCCGACCTGGCCGCCATCCAGGGCAACTTCGCAGTGGCCTATGGCCTGAAGCTGACCGAAGCCTTGAAGCTGGAAGACATGACCCTGCCCTATGTGAACGTGGTGGCCGTCAAGCGCAGCAACCAGAACGCGAAGTTCGCGCGCGATCTCGTGGCCGCCTACCAATCGCCGCAGTTCCAGCAGGCCTTTGAATCCAACCCGGCCTGGAAGGGCTACCCCCTGCCCGACTACTTCAAGCCGGCCAGCGTGGCGGCCAAGCCATGA
- a CDS encoding ABC transporter permease yields the protein MDLGRYLRNRLLQVLPVVLGIALLNFLVLQLAPGDVVDVLAGEAGAATPEQMAALRAQFGLDQPLAAQLLAYLGRLLTLDLGWSYRQNMPVLDLILSRLPATLLLMALAMGFALVLGMLLGTLSALKPGGWFDHVVAVAVLFAYAMPTFWLGLMALVLFAGKLGWLPAGGMVTVGLQGPWWVHALDVAHHAVLPALTLSTFFLAVYARLMRSAMVETLGADFIRTARAKGASEPRVLAGHALRNAALPLVTMLGYQVASLLSGAVLVESVFSWPGLGRLAFEAILARDFNLLLGILLLSSLLVTVINILVDLATALLDPRVQLHAPHGVRA from the coding sequence ATGGACCTGGGGCGCTACCTGAGGAACCGGCTGCTGCAGGTGCTGCCGGTGGTGCTGGGCATCGCGCTGCTCAACTTCCTGGTGCTGCAGCTGGCACCGGGTGACGTGGTGGACGTGCTGGCCGGCGAAGCCGGCGCCGCCACGCCCGAGCAGATGGCCGCGCTGCGGGCGCAGTTCGGCCTCGACCAGCCGCTGGCGGCGCAGCTGCTGGCCTACCTGGGCCGGCTGCTGACGCTGGACCTGGGCTGGTCGTACCGGCAGAACATGCCGGTGCTGGACCTCATCCTCAGCCGGCTGCCGGCCACGCTGCTGCTGATGGCGCTGGCCATGGGCTTTGCGCTGGTGCTGGGCATGCTGCTGGGCACGCTGTCGGCGCTCAAGCCCGGCGGCTGGTTCGACCATGTGGTGGCGGTGGCCGTGCTCTTCGCCTATGCCATGCCCACCTTCTGGCTGGGGCTGATGGCGCTGGTGCTGTTCGCCGGCAAGCTGGGCTGGCTGCCGGCCGGCGGCATGGTCACCGTGGGCCTGCAAGGGCCCTGGTGGGTGCATGCGCTGGACGTGGCGCACCATGCCGTGCTGCCGGCGCTCACGCTGTCCACCTTCTTCCTGGCGGTGTATGCGCGGCTGATGCGCAGCGCGATGGTCGAGACGCTGGGCGCCGACTTCATCCGCACCGCGCGGGCCAAGGGCGCCTCCGAGCCGCGGGTGCTGGCCGGCCATGCGCTGCGCAATGCGGCGCTGCCGCTGGTCACGATGCTGGGCTACCAGGTGGCTTCGCTGCTCAGCGGCGCGGTGCTGGTGGAGTCGGTGTTCTCGTGGCCGGGCCTGGGCCGGCTGGCCTTCGAGGCCATCCTGGCGCGCGACTTCAACCTGCTGCTGGGCATCCTGCTGCTCAGCTCATTGCTGGTGACGGTGATCAACATCTTGGTCGACCTGGCCACGGCGCTGCTGGACCCGCGGGTGCAGCTGCATGCACCGCATGGGGTGCGCGCATGA
- a CDS encoding LLM class flavin-dependent oxidoreductase — protein sequence MSGVPARRQLKLGAYFTGSAVQGDSWRHPASDIDAAWNVQRYVSYARKLEAACFDALFFYDNVFAAADPATVAQSPQAPRWEPMVLLSALAMATERIGLVGSVSTSYSEPYNVARAFASLDHLSGGRAGWNVVTSTGGGENFNLDAHRDHGARYERAHEFVDVVTGLWDSWADDAFVTDKASGRWANPDKLRVLNHRGQHFQVRGPLNAPRPLQGWPVISQAGASEDGKALAARVGEMLYTAAQDIDEARAFYADVKQRAAALGRGPEQIHILPGVMPVIGRSQAEADDKWGELLQARDADVVLRALSSYASLGIDLTRLALDARVELPDEIPLTNSHQSRQKLLVDWIRKERPTVQQLYTRWSAGGHRMLVGTPQAIADDFEHWFSTGAADGFNVMFSSTPGGLDDFTQLVVPELQRRGLFRRAYEGRTLREHLGLARVPNRHFR from the coding sequence ATGAGCGGCGTGCCCGCACGGCGCCAGCTGAAGCTGGGCGCCTACTTCACCGGCTCGGCGGTGCAAGGCGACAGCTGGCGCCACCCGGCTTCCGACATCGATGCCGCCTGGAACGTGCAGCGCTACGTGTCCTATGCCCGCAAGCTGGAAGCCGCCTGTTTCGACGCGCTGTTCTTCTACGACAACGTGTTCGCCGCCGCCGACCCGGCCACGGTGGCCCAGAGCCCGCAGGCCCCGCGCTGGGAACCGATGGTGCTGCTGTCGGCCCTGGCCATGGCCACCGAGCGCATCGGCCTGGTGGGCTCGGTGAGCACCAGCTACAGCGAGCCCTACAACGTGGCCCGCGCCTTCGCCTCGCTGGACCATCTGAGCGGTGGCCGCGCAGGCTGGAACGTGGTCACCTCCACCGGTGGCGGCGAGAACTTCAACCTCGACGCGCACCGCGACCACGGCGCCCGCTACGAGCGGGCGCACGAGTTCGTCGACGTGGTCACGGGCCTGTGGGACAGCTGGGCCGACGATGCCTTCGTCACCGACAAGGCCAGCGGCCGTTGGGCCAACCCCGACAAGCTGCGGGTGCTCAACCATCGCGGCCAGCACTTCCAGGTGCGCGGCCCGCTCAACGCGCCGCGGCCGCTGCAGGGCTGGCCGGTGATCTCGCAGGCCGGTGCCAGCGAAGACGGCAAGGCCCTGGCCGCCCGCGTGGGCGAGATGCTTTACACCGCCGCGCAGGACATCGACGAGGCCCGGGCGTTTTATGCCGACGTCAAGCAGCGCGCGGCCGCGCTGGGCCGGGGCCCCGAGCAGATCCACATCCTGCCCGGCGTGATGCCGGTGATCGGCCGCAGCCAGGCCGAGGCCGACGACAAGTGGGGCGAGCTGCTGCAAGCGCGCGATGCCGACGTGGTGCTGCGCGCGCTGAGCAGCTATGCCAGCCTGGGCATCGACCTCACCCGGCTGGCGCTGGATGCGCGGGTGGAACTGCCCGATGAGATTCCGCTGACCAACAGCCACCAGAGCCGTCAGAAGCTGCTGGTGGACTGGATACGCAAGGAGCGGCCGACGGTGCAGCAGCTCTACACCCGCTGGAGCGCCGGCGGCCACCGCATGCTGGTGGGCACGCCGCAGGCCATCGCCGACGACTTCGAGCACTGGTTCTCCACCGGTGCGGCCGACGGCTTCAACGTGATGTTCAGCAGCACGCCAGGCGGGCTGGACGACTTCACGCAGCTGGTGGTGCCCGAGCTGCAGCGCCGCGGCCTGTTCCGCCGCGCCTATGAGGGCCGCACGCTGCGCGAGCACCTGGGGCTGGCGCGGGTGCCCAACCGGCACTTTCGTTGA
- a CDS encoding ABC transporter ATP-binding protein, translated as MTHTTPLLEVRGLRTWFHTPAGVAKAVDGVDLTLHRGQTLALVGESGSGKSVTAASLLRLVAPPGRIEAGQVLLQGTDLLQLDAAALRRVRGGRIGMVFQDLSALNPVQTIGAQIAEAVRLHQPQLGRRAAWDRAVQLLAQVRLPDPQAQAHAVPHRLSGGQRQRALIALALAGEPELLVADEPTTALDVTTQAEILALLAELQRSTGLGLLLITHDLGVVAQVADRAAVMYAGRIVEEGPVAELFAAPRHPYTAGLLASVALEQVAPGSRLPEIGGTVPSLLALPPGCAFAPRCAMASPRCRQAAPLLLQQGGRASACHHPLVPARAQAVDEAWAA; from the coding sequence ATGACCCACACCACCCCCCTGCTGGAAGTGCGAGGCCTGCGCACCTGGTTCCACACCCCGGCCGGCGTGGCCAAGGCGGTGGACGGCGTCGACCTGACGCTGCACCGTGGCCAGACGCTGGCCTTGGTGGGCGAAAGCGGCAGCGGCAAGTCGGTCACCGCCGCCTCCCTGCTGCGCCTGGTGGCGCCACCCGGGCGCATCGAAGCCGGCCAGGTGCTGCTGCAGGGCACCGACCTGCTGCAGCTGGACGCCGCCGCGCTGCGCCGCGTGCGCGGCGGCCGCATCGGCATGGTGTTCCAGGACCTGTCGGCGCTGAACCCGGTGCAGACCATCGGCGCGCAGATCGCCGAGGCGGTGCGGCTGCACCAGCCGCAGCTGGGCCGGCGTGCCGCCTGGGACCGCGCGGTGCAGTTGCTGGCCCAGGTGCGCCTGCCCGACCCGCAGGCGCAGGCCCATGCGGTGCCGCACCGGTTGTCGGGCGGCCAGCGCCAGCGGGCGCTGATCGCGCTGGCGCTGGCCGGCGAGCCCGAGCTGCTGGTGGCCGACGAGCCCACCACCGCGCTGGACGTGACCACCCAGGCCGAGATCCTGGCCCTGCTGGCCGAGCTGCAGCGAAGCACCGGCCTGGGCCTGCTGCTCATCACCCACGACCTGGGCGTGGTGGCCCAGGTGGCCGACCGCGCGGCCGTGATGTATGCCGGCCGCATCGTGGAAGAAGGGCCGGTGGCCGAGCTGTTCGCGGCGCCGCGCCACCCCTACACCGCCGGCCTGCTGGCCTCGGTGGCGCTGGAGCAGGTGGCCCCCGGCAGCCGGCTGCCCGAGATCGGCGGCACCGTGCCCTCGCTGCTGGCGCTGCCGCCGGGCTGCGCCTTCGCGCCGCGCTGCGCCATGGCCAGCCCCCGCTGCCGGCAGGCCGCGCCACTGCTGCTGCAGCAAGGCGGCCGCGCCAGCGCCTGCCACCATCCGCTGGTGCCGGCGCGGGCCCAAGCCGTTGACGAGGCCTGGGCCGCATGA
- the chrA gene encoding chromate efflux transporter, with the protein MASPTLSAGDTGTPPAVSFAEAFRFWLKLGFISFGGPAGQIAIMHSELVERRRWISEKRFLHALNYCMVLPGPEAQQLATYIGWLMHRSWGGLVAGALFVLPSLFILIALSWVYLRFGQVPVVAGLFYGIKPAVTALVLHAAHRIGSRALKNAWLWAIAAASFAAITLAGVPFPAIVLAAGLVGWFGARRAPQVFALGGGHAPGAAPHAPALIDDDTPTPPHARFSRGGLARVLGVGLALWALALGALVAWGGWQGTLAQMGWFFTKAALLTFGGAYAVLPYVYQGAVESQQWLTGPQMIDGLALGETTPGPLIMVVAFVGFVGGWTRQLLGPDALALAGALAATVVTFFTFLPSFVFILAGGPLIETTHGKLGFTAPLSAITAAVVGVILNLAVFFALHVLWPQGWGGRFDAVSALIALAAAVALFHFKLGVLPLLAASALAGLVVTLAAPTLLS; encoded by the coding sequence ATGGCATCTCCCACCCTTTCCGCCGGCGACACGGGCACGCCGCCCGCCGTCAGCTTTGCCGAGGCCTTCCGCTTCTGGCTGAAGCTGGGCTTCATCAGCTTCGGCGGCCCGGCCGGACAGATCGCGATCATGCACAGCGAGCTGGTGGAACGCCGCCGCTGGATCAGCGAGAAGCGCTTTTTGCATGCGCTGAACTACTGCATGGTGCTGCCCGGCCCCGAGGCGCAGCAGCTGGCCACCTACATCGGCTGGTTGATGCACCGCAGCTGGGGCGGCCTGGTGGCCGGCGCGCTGTTCGTGCTGCCCTCGCTCTTCATCCTCATCGCGCTGAGCTGGGTGTACCTGCGCTTCGGCCAGGTGCCGGTGGTGGCCGGCCTCTTCTACGGCATCAAGCCGGCGGTCACCGCGCTGGTGCTGCATGCAGCCCACCGCATCGGCAGCCGGGCGCTGAAGAACGCCTGGCTGTGGGCCATCGCGGCAGCCTCGTTCGCGGCCATCACGCTGGCCGGCGTGCCCTTTCCGGCCATCGTGCTGGCGGCGGGGTTGGTGGGGTGGTTCGGGGCCCGCCGGGCGCCGCAGGTGTTTGCGCTGGGCGGCGGCCATGCGCCCGGCGCGGCGCCGCATGCGCCTGCCTTGATCGACGACGACACGCCCACGCCGCCGCATGCGCGCTTCTCGCGCGGTGGCCTGGCGCGGGTGCTGGGGGTGGGCCTGGCGCTGTGGGCGCTGGCGCTGGGCGCGCTGGTGGCCTGGGGCGGCTGGCAGGGCACGTTGGCGCAGATGGGCTGGTTCTTCACCAAGGCGGCGCTGCTGACCTTCGGCGGTGCGTATGCCGTGCTGCCCTATGTGTACCAGGGCGCGGTGGAGTCGCAGCAATGGCTCACCGGCCCGCAGATGATCGACGGCCTGGCGCTGGGTGAAACCACGCCCGGGCCGTTGATCATGGTGGTGGCCTTCGTCGGCTTCGTCGGCGGCTGGACGCGCCAGCTGCTGGGCCCTGATGCGCTGGCGCTGGCAGGTGCGCTGGCGGCCACGGTGGTCACCTTCTTCACCTTCCTGCCCTCGTTCGTGTTCATCCTGGCGGGCGGGCCGCTGATCGAGACCACCCACGGCAAGCTGGGCTTCACTGCGCCGCTGTCGGCCATCACCGCGGCGGTGGTGGGCGTCATCCTCAACCTGGCCGTGTTCTTCGCGCTGCATGTGCTGTGGCCGCAGGGCTGGGGCGGCCGCTTCGATGCGGTGTCGGCGCTGATCGCACTGGCCGCGGCGGTGGCGCTGTTCCACTTCAAGCTGGGCGTGCTGCCGCTGCTGGCCGCCAGCGCGCTGGCCGGGCTGGTGGTGACGTTGGCAGCGCCAACGCTGCTGAGTTGA
- a CDS encoding fatty acid desaturase: MKAAAFEEWPTWALVIAVYGAWLGALLALPVLGPLAGTALLALACCWFMSLQHELLHGHPTRSARINRLLGLLPLAAWYPYDLYRSTHLAHHRDELLTQPGIDPESNYLSARDYARLGPTGRWLRHAQRTVLGRMLLGPALVIVPTWADLLRRPLRGDTSQLGAWGPHLLLLAALLWALQRWAGISPLHYLLGVCYPALGLAMLRSFYEHRPAANAAHRVVVNEAGWFWRWLFLNNNYHAVHHAQPGLPWWRIRRVYLAQRAEVLARNGGFLVPGYGSLWRRHAWRPIDSPIHPIRPTHR; encoded by the coding sequence ATGAAAGCAGCTGCATTCGAGGAGTGGCCGACCTGGGCCCTGGTGATTGCCGTGTATGGCGCCTGGCTGGGCGCGCTGCTGGCGCTGCCGGTGCTGGGGCCGCTGGCCGGCACCGCCTTGCTGGCCCTGGCCTGCTGCTGGTTCATGAGCCTGCAGCATGAGCTGCTGCACGGCCACCCCACGCGCAGCGCGCGCATCAACCGCCTGCTGGGCCTGCTGCCGCTGGCGGCCTGGTACCCCTACGACCTGTACCGCAGCACCCACCTGGCCCATCACCGCGACGAGCTGCTGACGCAACCGGGCATCGACCCCGAGAGCAACTACCTGAGCGCCCGTGACTATGCCCGGCTGGGCCCCACCGGCCGTTGGCTGCGCCATGCGCAGCGCACGGTGCTGGGCCGCATGCTGCTGGGCCCAGCGCTGGTGATCGTGCCCACCTGGGCCGATCTGCTGCGTCGGCCGCTGCGCGGCGACACCTCGCAGCTGGGCGCTTGGGGGCCGCACCTGCTGCTGCTGGCGGCGCTGCTGTGGGCGCTGCAGCGCTGGGCCGGCATCTCGCCGCTGCACTACCTGCTGGGCGTGTGCTACCCGGCACTGGGGCTGGCCATGCTGCGCTCGTTCTACGAGCACCGGCCCGCGGCCAATGCGGCGCACCGCGTGGTGGTGAACGAGGCCGGCTGGTTCTGGCGCTGGCTGTTCCTCAACAACAACTACCATGCGGTGCACCACGCCCAGCCGGGCCTGCCATGGTGGCGCATCCGCCGGGTGTACCTGGCCCAGCGGGCCGAGGTGCTGGCGCGCAATGGCGGCTTCCTGGTGCCGGGTTATGGCAGCCTGTGGCGCCGGCATGCCTGGCGGCCCATCGATTCGCCCATCCACCCCATCCGCCCCACCCACCGATGA